A window of the Odocoileus virginianus isolate 20LAN1187 ecotype Illinois chromosome 20, Ovbor_1.2, whole genome shotgun sequence genome harbors these coding sequences:
- the MYADM gene encoding myeloid-associated differentiation marker, which yields MPVTVTRTTVTTTMSSSGLGSPTIVGSPRVLTQPLGLLRLLQLVSTCVAFSLVASVGAWTGPMGNWSMFTWCFCFSVTLIILIVELGGLQVRFPLSWRNFPITYACYAALFCLSSSIIYPTTYVQFLSHGRSRDHAIAATAFSCIACIAYATEVAWTRARPGEITGYMATVPGLLKVLETFVACIIFAFISDPVLYQHQSALEWCVAVYAICFILAAVAILLNLGDCTNVLPIAFPTFLSGLALISVIFYATALVLWPLYQFDQRHGGQPRRQMDVSCSRSHTYYVCFWDRRLAVAILTGINLLAYLADLVYSARLVFVRV from the coding sequence atgCCGGTGACGGTAACCCGCACCACCGTGACGACCACCATGTCGTCCTCCGGCCTGGGCTCCCCAACCATCGTGGGGTCCCCTCGGGTGCTGACCCAGCCGCTGGGCCTCCTCCGCCTGCTGCAGCTGGTCTCCACCTGCGTGGCCTTCTCGCTGGTGGCCAGCGTGGGCGCTTGGACGGGGCCCATGGGCAACTGGTCCATGTTCACCTGGTGCTTCTGCTTCTCCGTGACGCTCATCATCCTCATCGTGGAGCTGGGCGGGCTCCAGGTCCGCTTTCCGCTGTCCTGGCGCAACTTCCCCATCACCTACGCCTGCTACGCCGCCCTCTTCTGCCTCTCCTCCTCCATCATCTACCCCACCACCTACGTGCAGTTCTTGTCTCATGGGCGCTCCCGGGACCACGCCATCGCCGCCACCgccttctcctgcattgcctgcatCGCCTACGCCACCGAGGTGGCCTGGACCCGGGCCCGGCCCGGTGAGATCACCGGCTACATGGCCACCGTGCCCGGCCTGCTCAAGGTGCTGGAGACCTTCGTGGCCTGCATCATCTTTGCCTTCATCAGCGACCCGGTGCTGTACCAGCACCAGTCGGCCCTGGAGTGGTGCGTGGCCGTGTATGCCATCTGTTTCATCCTGGCAGCCGTGGCCATCCTGCTGAACCTCGGCGACTGCACCAACGTCCTGCCCATCGCCTTCCCCACTTTCCTGTCGGGCCTGGCCCTGATCTCCGTCATCTTCTACGCCACGGCCCTGGTCCTCTGGCCGCTCTACCAGTTTGACCAGAGGCATGGCGGTCAGCCGCGCCGGCAGATGGACGTCAGTTGCAGCAGAAGCCACACCTACTACGTGTGTTTCTGGGACCGCCGGCTGGCCGTGGCCATCCTGACAGGCATCAACCTGCTGGCTTACCTGGCCGACCTGGTGTATTCGGCCCGCCTGGTTTTCGTCAGGGTCTGA